A single window of Pontiella agarivorans DNA harbors:
- the metG gene encoding methionine--tRNA ligase yields the protein MKKRSAMSEKPSKYYVTTPIYYVNDKPHIGHSYTTILADVLASYHRLLDVPTWFLTGTDEHGQKVQQAADANGITPQEQCDQTVVRFQELWKRLEIQNDDFIRTTEERHKKVVQETLQELFDRDEIYKAEYEGWYCVGCERFFTEKDLVDGNCPECGRPVDKIIESNYFFRMSKYQDWLIDYIESNPGFIQPSFRANETLGFLKNKELQDLCISRPKSRLAWGIELPFDAEFVTYVWFDALINYISAVGYKSDEEQFEKWWPCSCQLIGKDILTTHTVYWPTMLKAMGVEMPQSIFAHGWWLTGRTKMSKSLGNVVNPMDMIDKYGVDAFRYFLIAEMTLGQDASFTEEAFVKRYNSDLANDLGNVTNRVLNMTSRYCEGKIPAISKDGLDTVLEDALWAETTAVAEQMGGMIGDMKLDASVAAVMGVVRKINVYLQERAPWSLAKEAGNEAQIGYCLYTAAECLRVCAALLYPVMPEKMAALRTALGMSDAKPQLDKLIIFGVLEPGTEISQPGALFPRIELPKKDEKPAEKPKKQKQQPKKKDEPAKDGLITFDQVMAVNLKTAVVLEAEKIDGADKLLKLQVDLGSEKRQLVAGIALHYKPEELIGKTIVVVANLKPAKLRGVKSEGMLLAASVGETLRLVTVDGEIGPGASVK from the coding sequence TTGAAGAAGAGAAGTGCTATGAGCGAAAAACCGAGCAAATATTACGTAACCACGCCGATTTATTATGTGAACGACAAGCCGCATATCGGCCATTCCTATACGACCATTCTGGCCGACGTGCTGGCGAGCTATCATCGCCTGCTGGATGTTCCGACCTGGTTTCTGACCGGCACGGATGAGCACGGACAGAAGGTGCAGCAGGCGGCCGATGCCAATGGAATCACTCCGCAGGAGCAGTGCGACCAAACCGTCGTCCGCTTTCAGGAGCTTTGGAAGCGCCTCGAAATTCAGAACGACGATTTTATCCGGACAACGGAAGAGCGCCATAAAAAGGTCGTGCAGGAAACGCTGCAGGAACTCTTTGATCGGGACGAAATTTACAAGGCGGAATACGAGGGCTGGTATTGTGTCGGTTGCGAGCGCTTTTTTACGGAAAAGGATCTCGTGGACGGAAACTGCCCGGAATGCGGCCGTCCGGTGGATAAGATTATTGAATCCAACTATTTCTTCCGTATGAGCAAATATCAGGATTGGCTCATCGACTACATTGAATCCAACCCCGGTTTCATTCAGCCCTCTTTCCGCGCCAATGAAACCCTTGGGTTCCTCAAAAACAAGGAACTGCAGGATCTTTGTATTTCGCGGCCGAAATCGCGTCTGGCCTGGGGAATTGAGCTTCCGTTTGATGCGGAGTTTGTGACCTATGTCTGGTTCGACGCGCTGATCAACTATATCTCGGCGGTCGGTTATAAATCCGATGAAGAGCAGTTTGAAAAGTGGTGGCCGTGTTCCTGTCAGCTTATCGGAAAAGACATTCTCACCACACACACGGTTTACTGGCCGACGATGCTTAAAGCCATGGGCGTCGAAATGCCGCAGTCCATCTTTGCCCACGGCTGGTGGCTTACGGGTCGCACCAAAATGAGCAAATCGCTGGGCAATGTCGTGAATCCGATGGATATGATCGATAAATACGGCGTCGATGCGTTCCGGTATTTTCTGATTGCTGAAATGACGCTCGGGCAGGATGCATCGTTCACGGAAGAGGCGTTTGTAAAACGCTATAATTCCGATCTGGCCAACGACCTCGGCAACGTGACCAATCGTGTGCTGAATATGACCTCGCGTTATTGCGAAGGTAAAATTCCGGCAATTTCCAAGGACGGTCTCGATACGGTATTGGAGGATGCACTCTGGGCAGAAACGACTGCGGTTGCGGAACAGATGGGCGGAATGATCGGCGATATGAAACTGGACGCCTCCGTGGCCGCAGTAATGGGCGTGGTTCGTAAAATCAATGTTTACCTGCAGGAACGCGCGCCGTGGAGTCTGGCCAAGGAAGCGGGGAATGAAGCGCAGATTGGCTATTGTCTCTATACTGCGGCGGAATGCCTTCGGGTCTGTGCGGCGCTGCTCTATCCGGTGATGCCGGAGAAGATGGCGGCCCTGCGAACTGCACTGGGGATGAGCGATGCAAAACCGCAGCTGGACAAACTGATCATATTTGGCGTCTTGGAACCCGGAACTGAAATTTCGCAGCCCGGGGCTCTTTTCCCGCGGATTGAACTGCCGAAGAAGGATGAGAAACCGGCCGAGAAACCGAAAAAACAGAAGCAGCAGCCGAAGAAAAAAGATGAACCGGCCAAAGACGGCCTGATTACGTTTGATCAGGTGATGGCGGTAAATCTGAAAACGGCGGTGGTGCTCGAAGCCGAGAAGATTGACGGGGCGGATAAACTCCTGAAGCTGCAGGTGGATCTCGGTTCGGAAAAACGCCAGCTCGTGGCAGGGATCGCCCTGCATTATAAACCGGAAGAGCTGATAGGGAAAACCATCGTGGTGGTGGCCAACCTGAAGCCGGCGAAACTGCGCGGGGTGAAGTCGGAAGGCATGTTGCTGGCAGCATCGGTCGGTGAGACGCTGAGGCTGGTGACGGTCGACGGTGAAATTGGTCCCGGTGCTTCGGTGAAATAA
- the hisA gene encoding phosphoribosylformimino-5-aminoimidazole carboxamide ribotide isomerase: MKFRPCIDLHNGKVKQIVGGSLTDNAEPETNFVSEKPPAWYAELYKKDGLAGGHVIKLGKGNVDAAKEALAAWPGGLQIGGGIAVDNAELWINDGASHVIVTSYLFQNGQLDPGRLDQLIDAVGSDKLVIDLSCRKKDGNYYVVTDRWQTFTDFIVNEHSLKTLGRQCAEFLIHGVDVEGKQQGMDEELVKLLSDHCPIPCTYAGGVRNFQDLEKLNIAGQGRIDVTIGSALDIFGGEMSYDEVVKFCK; this comes from the coding sequence ATGAAATTCAGACCCTGCATAGACCTGCATAACGGTAAAGTGAAACAGATCGTCGGCGGCTCGCTGACCGATAACGCGGAACCGGAAACCAATTTTGTCTCCGAAAAACCGCCGGCGTGGTATGCCGAACTTTACAAAAAGGACGGACTCGCCGGCGGCCACGTAATCAAGCTGGGCAAAGGCAATGTCGATGCGGCCAAAGAAGCGCTGGCCGCGTGGCCCGGCGGCCTGCAGATCGGCGGCGGTATTGCCGTTGACAATGCCGAACTCTGGATCAACGACGGAGCTTCACACGTCATTGTCACCTCCTACCTGTTTCAGAATGGGCAGCTTGATCCAGGACGGCTCGACCAGCTGATCGATGCCGTCGGCTCCGACAAACTGGTGATTGATCTGAGCTGCCGAAAAAAAGATGGGAATTACTATGTGGTCACCGACCGCTGGCAGACCTTCACCGACTTCATCGTCAATGAACACTCCCTGAAAACCCTGGGCAGACAATGCGCAGAATTCCTGATCCACGGAGTGGATGTCGAAGGCAAACAGCAGGGCATGGATGAAGAGCTGGTCAAACTGCTGTCCGATCACTGCCCCATTCCCTGCACCTATGCCGGCGGCGTACGGAACTTCCAGGATCTCGAAAAACTGAACATAGCGGGACAGGGCCGCATCGACGTCACCATCGGCTCCGCTCTCGACATCTTCGGCGGCGAAATGTCCTATGACGAAGTCGTCAAGTTCTGCAAATAA
- a CDS encoding Lrp/AsnC family transcriptional regulator, translating to MNELLNLLKQNALESPENLAKMLGVSVDEVKKQIADFEKEGVIRAYQAVVNEEKLDASLVTTVIEVKVTPESEGGFDRIADRISKFPEVDSCFLMSGGFDLLLFIKGRSMQDSFRFVSDKLSTMPGVTSTATHFMMKAYKQNGIVMNTGDDDERLKVSP from the coding sequence ATGAATGAACTGCTGAACCTGCTGAAACAGAATGCGCTCGAGTCGCCCGAAAATCTGGCCAAAATGCTGGGAGTTTCGGTGGATGAGGTCAAAAAACAAATTGCCGATTTTGAAAAGGAAGGGGTAATTCGGGCGTATCAGGCGGTGGTGAACGAAGAGAAACTCGATGCTTCGCTGGTTACGACGGTGATTGAGGTCAAAGTGACACCAGAGAGTGAAGGCGGGTTTGACCGTATTGCCGACCGGATCAGTAAATTTCCGGAAGTGGATTCCTGCTTCCTGATGTCCGGCGGTTTTGACCTGCTGCTTTTTATTAAGGGCCGGTCCATGCAGGATTCTTTCCGGTTTGTCAGCGACAAACTTTCCACCATGCCGGGTGTAACCTCAACCGCAACCCATTTCATGATGAAGGCGTATAAACAGAACGGTATTGTAATGAATACAGGAGATGATGATGAGCGACTCAAAGTCTCTCCATAG
- a CDS encoding WbuC family cupin fold metalloprotein codes for MFGISSGLIRQVLDGSRSSARKRMILPLHKGDAALLQRMLNAVQPGTYIRPHRHTADRAESIIVLQGAIQFLRFDDCGEIVQSLEVRAGSSVFGVDIEGGIWHSFLAVEPDTVLFEVKPGPYDPETDKEFARWAPSEFSAEAEAYLQNLTTSS; via the coding sequence GTGTTCGGGATTTCATCCGGCCTGATTCGGCAGGTGCTGGACGGTTCACGCAGCAGTGCGCGGAAGCGGATGATTCTGCCGTTGCATAAAGGGGACGCGGCTTTGCTGCAAAGGATGCTTAATGCCGTGCAGCCCGGCACCTACATCCGTCCGCACCGTCACACTGCCGACCGCGCCGAAAGCATTATCGTGCTGCAGGGGGCGATTCAGTTTCTGAGGTTTGATGACTGCGGCGAAATTGTCCAATCCCTGGAAGTTCGCGCCGGTTCTTCGGTGTTCGGCGTCGATATTGAGGGCGGCATCTGGCACAGCTTTCTGGCCGTGGAACCCGACACTGTGCTGTTCGAAGTGAAACCCGGTCCCTACGATCCCGAAACCGACAAGGAATTCGCCCGCTGGGCGCCGAGCGAGTTTTCAGCTGAGGCGGAAGCTTATTTGCAGAACTTGACGACTTCGTCATAG
- a CDS encoding TorF family putative porin — protein sequence MKKLMIVGMAAVFAAGVANAQNDVVMVGQVPSNDRSEAQVTAEMALLSAYVWRGTVQDQDMVFQPQLSVSQYGVSFNVWANYDFSGNYNGVENDISEVDLSLAYTLPLNLNDVSFDIGVINYQFPANSKGGYAQGKSTTELFASAHLLTLQDYVIPSVTFFGDVKEVDGTYILFDVVAPYQISDYLAVEGGVSTGWGNGRYNTAYFGVGGGNKGFIDYNIYGTVSYEILDGVTASFNLTYTGLYGGTIKEGAKAMYEAGEKFWGGFNIAYDF from the coding sequence ATGAAGAAATTGATGATAGTTGGTATGGCGGCGGTATTTGCTGCTGGTGTTGCAAACGCTCAAAACGATGTCGTAATGGTGGGGCAGGTGCCTTCCAATGATCGTAGTGAAGCGCAAGTAACCGCAGAGATGGCTCTGTTGTCCGCTTATGTTTGGCGCGGTACTGTTCAGGATCAGGACATGGTCTTTCAGCCTCAGTTGTCCGTCAGCCAGTATGGCGTCAGTTTCAATGTCTGGGCGAACTATGATTTCAGCGGAAATTACAACGGAGTTGAAAATGATATTTCAGAAGTTGACCTCTCTCTGGCGTATACTCTTCCGCTTAATCTGAATGATGTCTCGTTCGACATCGGGGTGATCAACTATCAGTTCCCGGCGAATAGCAAGGGAGGGTATGCGCAGGGTAAATCAACGACTGAACTCTTTGCGTCGGCCCACTTGCTGACGTTACAGGATTACGTCATTCCTTCCGTGACGTTCTTCGGTGACGTTAAAGAAGTTGATGGCACGTACATCCTGTTTGATGTGGTGGCTCCTTATCAGATCAGTGATTACCTTGCCGTTGAAGGCGGGGTGTCCACCGGTTGGGGCAACGGTCGTTATAACACCGCATATTTCGGTGTCGGCGGGGGCAATAAAGGATTTATTGACTACAATATTTACGGCACCGTCTCCTACGAGATTCTTGATGGCGTGACGGCCAGCTTCAACCTGACCTACACCGGCCTCTATGGCGGAACCATTAAAGAGGGCGCGAAAGCGATGTACGAAGCCGGCGAAAAATTCTGGGGCGGCTTCAATATTGCCTACGATTTTTAA